The segment GCCTAAATCAGAAAGAATTTGTGAGCCGACACCAACTTGGCGAGACGGATCTTTCTGTGTCACTTTTACTTTAGGTTGACCTGCTTCTTCCGCAGCAATATTTTTCACTTTATGAATAATGGCATCGGTTGATTCTTGTTTACTTAGAATAACCAATACACCATTTTCTTCGCTAATGCGCTTCATTGCTGCAGGCAGCGTCCATTGAGTCGCACCTGATTGCAGAATATCTTTAAACGTATCTTGCAAGTGAACACGTACAAGCGTTTCTTCACCCGCTTTGATATCGCCTTTACGCAGTGCATAGTGCACTTCGTTATCAATCTTGTCACGGTAAGTGATCATGTCGAACTCACCGAACTCTGTTGGTAATCGACACTCAGCAACACGCTCAATTGTGGTTTCATGATTATTACGGTATTCAATCAGATCAGCAATTGTACCTAATTTAAGGCCATGTTTTTCCGCAAACACTTCAAGCTGCGGGCGACGTGCCATAGTGCCATCTTCATTTAAGATCTCAACAATCACACTTGATGGTTCAAGACCTGCTAAACGCGCAACATCACAACCTGCTTCAGTGTGACCTGCGCGGGTTAATACGCCACCTTCTTGTGCCATTAA is part of the Photobacterium angustum genome and harbors:
- the ribBA gene encoding bifunctional 3,4-dihydroxy-2-butanone-4-phosphate synthase/GTP cyclohydrolase II, coding for MALSSAKEIIDDIRQGKMVILMDDEDRENEGDLIIASEKITPEAINFMATYGRGLICLTLSKARCQKLNLPLMVQENTEQFGTPFTVSIEAAEGVTTGISAADRSRTVQAAVAANATAADIVMPGHIFPLMAQEGGVLTRAGHTEAGCDVARLAGLEPSSVIVEILNEDGTMARRPQLEVFAEKHGLKLGTIADLIEYRNNHETTIERVAECRLPTEFGEFDMITYRDKIDNEVHYALRKGDIKAGEETLVRVHLQDTFKDILQSGATQWTLPAAMKRISEENGVLVILSKQESTDAIIHKVKNIAAEEAGQPKVKVTQKDPSRQVGVGSQILSDLGVSKMRLLSSSTQRYHSLSGFGLEVVEYICD